Below is a window of Neofelis nebulosa isolate mNeoNeb1 chromosome 8, mNeoNeb1.pri, whole genome shotgun sequence DNA.
GCTGGTTCTTCCCCCAGATTAATGCTCTGAGACCAGAGAGTTGGACATGAAAGCAACATGGGAGGGCCCAAGATCCCCAGTCAACTGAGTGCTTGCCTCTGGCTGGGCTGGGAGATGCCAtgatggaggagacagagagcaggcagagCACAGGCCAGGCTACCTGGCCCTGAGCAGAGGTGCCCAAGAGTGTGAAGGCCAGTACAAGGCCAGCTTACACATCTAGGGACTTGGCTGCCCATGGACACAGGTCCCTGCAGATTTAGACATTTACTAGTGGTAAATAAAGATGATGAGCCCCTGCCCAATATCAGAGGCTGTCCCCACAAAGAGAACCTCAGTCAGACAAAGGGCCCTGGATGGGGAAGGGTGTGAGGGACATTTTCTAAGTCCGGAGGGCTACGCTTTAAGTTAATATAGTGTAGGACAACACAACCACAGCCCAGGAAAGGAAACCCCACAGGCCCTCCCTATTGACAGAGTGCCTATTGATTTGGGTCCCAGGTGCGGTTCCTGGAACAGCAGAACCAGGTGCTGGAGACCAAGTGGGAGCTGCTACAGCAGCTGGACCTGAACAACTGCAAGAACAACCTAGAGCCCATCCTCGAGGGCTACATTAGCAACCTGCGGAAGCAGCTGGAGACGCTGTCCGGGGACAGGGTGCGGCTGGACTCGGAGCTGCGGAACGTGCGGGACGTGGTGGAGGACTACAAGAAGAGGTGAGCAGGACCCCATGCCTGGGCTGACTGGCCTGCCAGAGCTGGGCTTTCCCAGCTGGCACTGGGACACTTGCTCAGGGGCACTGAGCTTGGGTGACAGTGGCCCGTCCTGAGTTCCCCTGCCTTGGCAAGATGAGGGCCCTCTCTGGGTGACTGGGCAGTCTGGACAGCGGATAGTCAGCCTCTCAGGCAGTGGTAGGGCTGTTCTTGCAAGTGGCCACCTCCTTGGCACACTCCCTTCTGCTTCCCACTTGAGAAAACCTCTCAGCTCCTAAGCTCGCTCAGAGGTCCCCCAAATTTCCAGGAACCACCCCTTCCCCAAACCAGCAAGTCAGGGAGTTGGAGTTTCTCTCATTGTCTTCAGGTCCTGGACATTTGGGCCATGCTCCTTCTTCCTGTCCGGGGACAGTTCTAGGTTCCTTTAGATTCACACTTTGGGATGGGGTGAGTTTACTAGCAAGGTATCAGGAAGCTGGAGTGATGCAAGAATCATGGCTACAAGGGATAGCAGCATGTTCCTGTGATTTGGACACTGAATGGGAGGAGGAAGAACCTAGTTACTCCCCAGGCATCAGGGGGAATCCAGACCCAAAATCATCTGGTCCCCTGACCTGGGAGGGAGTTACTTTCAAACCCTGTCTACAGCACTGGCCACATAGTCCTAGTGAGTGGGACAGATTTGCAAAGATGTAGAATAATAGCTGCTAAAAGATACATAGAGTGGACAcctcttttctgcttttgtgatgagaatacacacacacataccttgcTCATGTGATGCTTTTCCTATAGGTATGAGGAGGAAATTAACAAGCGCACAACTGCCGAGAATGAATTTGTGGTGCTTAAGAAGGTGAGGAGGAGGTGCATATATATGCCTGTCACCTGGTGGTGGggcatggagggtgggggaggtaaCAGAGAGGAAACTGGGGTCTGTGCTCCTTGTAGAACGACCAGGATCTGAAGTGCCAGAAGAAGATGGAAGGATGTGTTGCTTGGGATATCTCGGGACACCTAGATGTTTACCTAGAATACATTACCttgtcagcttttaaaaaaaaatgtttttttaacatttatttattattgagagacagaaagagagcatgagcaggggagggacagagagaggaggaaacacagaatccaaggcaggatccaggctctgagctgtcagcacagagcccaatgcggggctcgaacccaccaactgcaggatcatgacctcagccaaagtcggacgcccaaccaactgagccacccaggcacccctaccttgtCAGCTTTTTATATTTGGCGTCGATGGGTGGGAGCCCAGATGTGGATAGCCAATGTCCAGGGTATGTCCACTTTGGCTTGGGGAACAGGACGTGCTTTGGGGAGGGCTGCACGCTTACCTTCCAGCTCTGCCTGTCTCTGGCAAAGTGCTGTGGCTGCTTTGGGCTCTGACTGCCAAATGACCCCCTATAGGAGATAGCTCTCCCTCCCGTAGCCTCTCTTTGAGAAATAGGGGGAGGAACAGGATTCCATCTTGGATGGGGGCAGATGAGTTCCAGAGGCTCGCAGTGAGTCTTGGGTGGAAGTTATGTTCCTGCCCTCTGAGGCCTCACTCCATTCCCGGGGGCAGCTCATCTCAGTGTTGGTGCTTGGGTGTCAGTTCCTGGGAGAGCACTTTCTGGGCTTGAAGAAGGGCGATATCAGGGGGTCTCTGGATTCCTTTAGGATGTGGATGCGGCTTACATGAGCAAGGTGGAACTGCAGGCCAAGGTGGATGCTCTGGATGGAGAGATCAAATTCTTCAAATGTCTGTATGAAGGGGTAAGTCTCcatcccccagccccatccctaACTCTGTCTTCTGGAAGACAGCCATGTGAATGAGTGGCTATTTGTTCCCTGTAACTTTAAGAGCCAGGGGATCTCCAGCATTTGGATGCTGGGGGGCATGTAGATCAAAGGAAAGCATGACATCTATCCTGTTGCCTTCAAATTATGTGGACCATCAGTCCCAGCCTGGGACTCCCAGTCACAGTCTCACATCTTTGAGGAAGCCATGGGTCCTTGATACACTGATGTTCAGCTAAGGATATTCTCATTTCTGCCTGTCTTCTGTCTGCCACTTGGGGTGTCTCCCTGGGTCTTGAACAGGAATCTCTAGGGATAAATGTGGGGGAGTCCTCACACCCTTTCTACTACCTCTGATCATCTGGCTTAAAGCCTGATCCTGTTGGCCAAGCATATGTGGGCTCCTGTGTCCTTAGTGTCTCTTGTGTGGTGGCCAGGTTGTTTCTCCTCTATATTTTCGACTCCTGACCTGTTTCAAGTGACAGATAGATGGGCTGTTTTCTTCTTGGGCTGCTTCCAACTCATTCAGCagttttcaacgtgttttatttttttatttatttttgggacagagagagacagagcatgaacgggggaggggcagagagagagggagacacagaatcggaaacaggctccaggctccgagccatcagcccagagcctgacgcggggctcgaactcacggaccgcgagatcgtgacctggctgaagtcggacgcttaaccgactgcgccacccaggcgccccggcattcAGCAGTTTTCAGACGTGGCACTGAAACATCTGGGCTGGGGGGCTTTGGAGAATACAGCTTGTCTCTACTTGGGAGGGTCTAGGGGCTCTCTATGAAAAGGTCATCACCTTGGCCTTCCTCCATCCACAAATGGCATTtcatgtttccttccttctcatgtaGGAGATTGCTCAGATCCAGTCCCATATCAGTGACACATCTATCATCCTGTCCATGGACAACAACCGGAACCTGGACCTGGACAGCATCATCACTGAGGTCCGCGCCCAGTATGAGGAAATAGCCCTGAAGAGCAAGGCCGAGGCTGAGGCCTTGTACCAGACCAAGGTGGGCTGAACACCTCCTCAGAGTCCATGGCCCACAATGGTCCACACATTTGTTGGGAGCATAACACTGTCCTGGGTTCTGGGGTACTCCCAAAGGGAGGAGAAGATGAAGCTCTTGGACTGATCCACAAAGACTGGGGCAGCCATTGACAGACACCCATGGCTGATTGCAAATGAATGTGGCATAAACAGAGTCCTGGATGCTGGGGAGACAGAGGTTAGGGGGCCAAGTGGGACAGGTCAGTACTGACTTCCTGAAGGCTGAGGGGTTTGAACTGAGTCTGAGAGGGAGGAAAACATGGGTAGTTAGCATCTCAACTCTTCCATTAATTACAATAAATTAGGGGGTCTCTTGAATGTCATCTGAGATCAGGTAATTCCTACCTTTCATTCAAGTCCAATTACAAGGATAAAGGGGGAGTATGATCTTAACTCCTTTAATGGGTCATGGGTGGGGAAATGATTCTTTAGATAATTTAGTTTCTCAGATCAGATGGCAACTTCCTAATTGTTCCATGCTATTTATCGGGTTCCTTCCCAGGGGAAATTCACACACTTGAGACCTTATCTtatctctccccctgcctccttgATACCATAGGGACAGAAAGATGTGGTCAGCAGGgttgggaggaagagagggaggtcCAGGCAACAGCACAGGCCAGGGCTCCTTGATAAGTGTTCAAACCCAAGTTTCCAGTTCCCAAGTCCCTCCACGTGACTGTTGCAAGCCAGTTTCAGGGACGGCCATGTGGCCCAGGCACTCTGGATTGTCAGTGGCCAGTGCTTAACCCCAAACTCCTTCCAGAAGAAGTATGGGGTTATCCATACCTGCAAGTCTCCAATTGGAGCTAAGCCCTTACCAGAGTTTCATTAGTGTAGTTCTAGCAACAGAATTAGAaaggcttcttcttcttcttcccctttcaaAGATGAAGAAGGCAGGGATCAGGGCACTTAAGTAATTTGCCAAGGTCACTTAGCTGGGAATAAATGGAGCTGGATTTGAATCTAGATGACTGACTACAAATTCCACAGTGTTCAGACAAAAGATCAGGACATGACTCTGTTAAGAAGCATTTATAGTGACGACTTAGGATGGGCCAGGAACAGAGTGGAGAAGGACACTGGTCTGTTTGCTTTAgaaggagcctgcttggtgtCAGAACTTAGGGAATTagtgcctccctccctgtccgtTTGTAGGGAGGGCCATCCTCCTCACATAGACTTGCAGAGAAGCAGGGAAAGACCACCTGTCCTGCCCCAGTGTTTATCATCCCAAGATTAGTACCAAAGATAAACACAGGAACATAGTGAGAAGCCTCTTTGTCTTCCAGGGGACCTGGCATTTTTAAGAGGAATCCTGACTCTAGGGCCTTGTTAGGGTCAGATATGACAACCCATAAGGCCAAGCACCAGTTACACAGAGAGAAGCAGTGTGCAGTCACCAGAGTTCTGAGTGTCACACTTTTCCAAGTTCCTCATAAGCCAGATTCTGGGGTAGAACTAAAATATTCTCTATTGACTGTTCAATGGATGACATCAAGGCGGGAGTGATCCCAAACTAGTAGATGACCTCAAATTCATGGCTAGTGGTGTTAGACTAGCAGAATATACCAACACACACGCGTatgcatgcgcgcgcacacacacacacacacacacacacacacacaatgttccTCCATTCCCAGAAACAGTTCCAGTAGCCCAGGGCCCAGCTGAGCTATGAAGGGCAGGAAGTCACAGAGAATACAGGTCCCTGTCATCCAGTCATGCTAAGTCTGATGGGGAAGACACAGAAAGGTGTGCTTATAGTACAGTGTGGTAAGATCTATGAACTGGAGTGGTAGGAACTACGGAACCAGAAGTACACCCAATCAAGGAAGATCAAGGAAGGCCTTGAAGGCCTTCCGGAGGAAGCTGATCTGCTTTGGCTGAGTTGGAACTAGctagggaaaaagggaaaatggatgaGAAAGGGTTTTCCAGGTGGAGTTAGAACCTCATGCAAAGTCTCAGAGACTTGAGAGCACAGGGACATTTAGGGAACAGTTCAACACAAGTGTAGAGGCAGATGGGCAGGGGTAGCGAAAGATGAGTCTGGAGAGACTGGTGGATGCAAATCTCAAAGCACCTTGATGCCATGCTCATGGTTTGAATTTGATCTTGACTTTGAAGGGCTATTAGTAGAGCAGTGTCATAGTTGGAGTTGTATGTTATATGGTTGCAGTATGGAGAGAAGAAGACTTTCAACAGTCCTTATGTCCAAATGTAACCATCAGAGAGAACTGTGCTtaagacaaacaaataaatcccATGAACATATAGATGTTTGAGTGGGGGGGCTGTTGACAGGCCTGGTGAACTTGGGGACCCCTACCCACCTCTGTCACACTCTGAAGGCAAAGGCATGGTCTGCCAGGCTGAGCTCCACCAGGCCTGAGTCAAGGTCTCTGATTTGCCCCCTGTCCTTCTAGTTCCAGGAGCTCCAGCTAGTAGCTGGCCGGCATGGGGATGACCTCAAGCACACCAAGAATGAGATCTCCGAACTGACTCGGCTTATCCAAAGGCTGCGCTCAGAGATTGAGAGTGTGAAGAAGCAGGTAAAGGGGGCTTTGGAAGTTCCTGTCTCACTCTCCAGGGAGGTGTGAATGGTCTATCACACATACTCCCCCAGACCTCTCTCCTACTCTACATCCTTCATTTCAGAACCCACTTTCTCAGGTGGAGCCCCCGATCTCATCCTCCACACTTATCTCCCATCTGAAATCTGGAACAATTGGAAAGTTCTTTTCAGAAAGCCAAGTGGCTAAGAGTAAGAATCTCCCCTGACCCAGTTGAGGGGACTCTATCTATCACCATGGATGTGGCTTTGCTGTAGGAATTGGGGCCAGACAGAGGAGGGTCCGACCACAGTCAGCACACGGGGGATGAGGGGTGAAGTGAGGCTTGGAGTGGCTGCCCTTAGAACTCAGGGGAAAATGCTACTTCCTGTCCCGCAGTGCTCTAACCTGGAGATGGCCATCGCCGATGCTGAGCAGCGGGGCGACTGCGCCCTGAAGGATGCCCGGGCCAAGCTGGATGAGCTGGAGGCCGCCCTGCACCAGGCCAAGGAGGAGCTGGCCCGGATGCTGCGGGAGTACCAGGAGCTCATGAGCACGAAGCTGGCCCTGGACGTGGAGATCGCCACCTACCGCAAGCTGCTGGAGGGCGAGGAgtgcaggtggggggggggggcggggagggtctTAGAGCTGGAAGAACTTTTGGACTTTTCTGACTCAGTTTCCCAGAGTGTGGGGGAGGTTGCTGGAGTGGCTGGAGATGCTTTTCAGGTCATGACAAACAGCTTTTAAACAGCATCTGGTCAATGAGACAGCAATCTCCTTTATAGTTTTCCTGCCAGTCTCCAGACCACAACAGGGAGAAAGTCTCAGGATGGTTCTGTTGTGTCTTTAACACCGCTCGGACCCTTGCAAATATCCCTATAAGTAAAGAGATACTAGATCCCAGGTTCAGAGCCTCGGGAAGGCAACAATATTTAGCCCTAAAGTTTTaaactgctttattttcattatacttatttttactgctaccgttttttttttttaatcctttttgatcagGTAGTGTTGGTTTTCTATTTACCCTGGTGAaggaaaatgtcttaaaaaattttttttaatttatttattgagaaagagagaaagagagagtgagcgagcacgtgagtaggggaggggcagagaaagagggagagagaaccccaagcaggctccacactgtcagtgcagagcccgatgtggggtttcacctcataaaaccatgagatcacaatctgagccgaagccaagagttggacacttaacagactgagccacccaggagccccataaaacTTCTTGTTaagagaaatgcatttttttggtATAAAAGGCAGAGTCCATGAAAAATACTAAGTATATAACGGTGTGAGTCGTACAGGTTCATAGCACGTCAGAGTGGGGTACGTGAAACACTGACATGTGAAAAGCTTGTTCTGAGCTCCATTGTAGTGCTGAGACCAGCAGAGGAGAAGTTACTGGTCCTAAAATCAGACGGTTATTTCCTTAGGGGCACCTTCTGATGCCAGTATTTCCACACGTGTGTTTATTCAGGCAGTAGCCTCCCAGGAATGAAGAAATGGGATAAAGAGGAACCCAGAGGAGGGGCCCTGAGAGGTGCTGTTGTTGGGGGCCCCAAGTTTGCAGGTTGGCACGTGTCTGACGAGGGAAGGGTAgattggggggcggggcagagcaGAGACATGCAGGTACAATGATGACATCTGGCCAGTTGGAGGGGTTCGTGGAGGCTGGGCTCATGTGGCTGATGATCTCAAGCTGCGGTGTGGGGAACTTGGATTCCAAGCGTTGGAGACTtacctccccttttctctctgcacaGGATGTCTGGAGAACACACCAATTCTGTGAGCATTTGTGAGTATTTCATGCCTCTGGGGGAATATTTGTAGCCCATTAATGAACACAGAGGAAATGGGTGCCTGCCTCCGGGCCCCCATGGGCTCTGCCTGGTAGATCACCTGGTCACAACCCCCTTCCTCGCTAAGACCTGTTCCCTCTTCCTCCGTGGAGCTCCCACTGGCAGCTTCCCGTCACATTCTGATATTTCACATGGGCCCCTTCCCCAGAGATCTCACCTATGCTGGGACAAAACTCTCAGCCCACCCTCTTTTGCCTCCCCCGTCCCACGACAGCTCTCCTGCATGATGGAAGCTGTGAGCAGGAAGAGCCCACCTCCTCACTGCAAGCAGAGACCTGTGCTCAGGCACGCTGTGCATGACCAGTGTGAGTGCTGGCTCCACAGCGGTCAGCCTGGTCTCCTAAGACAGGCCAGCAAACCTTCCCGAAATCAAGCAATCCggaagttctttgaaaaaaattaagagcataTTCTAAAGTTAAATGAGAGCCCTACTGGCTTATGTGATGCTTCAGGAGACACTCTTGGTACTCCTGTTTGTTCAGAGAAGGAGAACACGCCCAATTTGGGGATCCTGTGGGATCTGGGCTAGTTTTTCCAGTGCCTGAGCTGCTCAGGAATTGAGCATATATCCTTAGAGTCCACAGTTGATGTGAAGCGTTTGCTTAAGAGGGAGACATTTAAGCTAGTTGCGGGTGGGAGATTGGAGGGGACTTGGTGTCACCCCTGTCCTGGGACATACACTTAtcactcctccctccacccccacagcaGTCATCAGCAGCACGGTGGCCGGGACCACGGGCACAGGAGCTGGCTTTGGTTTCAGCGGTTCTGGCACCTTTGGTTACCGGCCCAGCTCTGTCTCAGGGGGTTACGGCATGCTGTCCGGGGGCTGTGTCACTGGCAGTGGGAACTGTGGCCCCCGCGGAGAGGCCAAAACCAGGCTGGGCAGTGCAAGCGAATTCAAGGACGCCCAGGGGAAGACCTCAGCTCTGAGCTCCCCCACCAAGAAAACCACAAGATAAAGTGAAAGTGTATTTCCCCACTGTCCACCTCACCCTGGTTTCCTCTGGACTCCCTTCTCCAGGAAACTCCTGCATCACATTTATCATCGTCTCCTTCTTGCTTTTCCTTGCCACTGACAATCCCTCTCTTCTACCTCCTGCCTTAGTCTTCCTTCATTCAGAATCTGGATTCTAGCCCATCCTGCTGCCTCCATACTAAGAGACTCCCTAACTCAGGCTCCCCTTCCTGAAGCGTTGCCAGGAAGGCCAGATCTTTCCCTGGCCTGCACAGCCCCTTGCAGAGAAAGGTCTCTCTCAGCAGTTCCCCCCTCCACAGCCTGGTCTTAGGGAGTTATTTGGccacaggctgcctgggttcatgAGATTACAGGGCCACCGACAGACCCACAAAGACTGTCTCCTGTTACAGCAACAGCAGCTCAGGCAAAACACTAGGTTACGGGTTCTATCTTGCGTGGCCCCTACACGTTTACAGAGCTGGGAGTAGCCCTGGAGATTGGTCTTATCCATGAAGGGATTTGTGCCTTCAATATGTGAGTTCCTGTCCTTGTTCAGGTCTTACCTCTCTAATTCCCGCATCTCACcaataaacttaataaaactCATGCAGGACCAGGCTGCTTCTCTCTTCTACGGGAATCCTCATCTCAGACcacctattttcttcttcttcttttttttaatgtttatttatttttgagagagagaaagagagagagagagagagagagagagagagagagagagaatgaggaagcagggtccaggccctgagctgtcggcacagagcccgacatggggctcgaacccatgaaccatgagatcatgacccaagctgaagttggacgcttaacccactgagccacccaggagcccctcagacCACATATTTTCTATCTGTGGAGGTAAATGACCTGAAACCTGGGGCATCGAGGTCTGGTGTGTTCCACAGCACCCCAGAGTATCTTTTAATCTGAGAGAAAGATCCTTGCATGGACTGCAGGATCCCACTGGATTTTGTGATACCCCGGATTTTGTGATACCCTGGAGTCATTTCTTACCCCATCCCCAGTAGCTGCGCCTTCAAGTCATGTTTTTCTCAAGCCAGTGCTCCAGTGAACAGGCAATCTTGAAGAACGTGCTGCTTatcagcagggggagggaggcagcatTTATCTTGTGGCAGGATTTAAAATTGatcaagagacagaaggaagccAGTTCTGGAAAGCCTGGGGCTCGAGTTATGGCTGCTCCCTGATCTCTGGGAAAATGCTGAAGTAGATGGtcttcaaaaaattgtttttcaatgtctgtttgtttttgagagacaaagacagagtgcaggtgggggaggggcagagagcaagggagacacagaattggaagcaggctccaggctctgagctgtcagcacagagccagacgcggggctcgaactcacgaactaggagatcatgacctgagccgaagtcggatgcttaacagactgagccacccaggcgccccttaatgtttatttttgagagagggagagacgcagcatgagtgggagaggggcagagagagagggagacacagaacccgaagcaggctccaggctccgagctgtcagcacagagccagacgcggggctcgaacccacgaacagtgagatcatgacctgagccaaagcggatgctcaaccgactgagccacccaggcgcccccaattggtttaattctttttaaaaaaatttttttcttaacatttatttatttttgagaagagagagacaagggcatgaagaggggagggtcagagagagagggagacacagaatccgaaacaggctccaggctctgagctgtcagcacagagcctgacacggggctcgaactcaggaaccatgagatcatgacttgaacagaagttagacgcttaactgactaagccacccaggtgcccctacagtacATTCTCTTTAAAACAATGAGCCGTGTTCCATCAGTCTTTGGTGAAGTGAATGCATTTGTGTATGAGTTGTGTTGAAGCATGTGCCATCTCTGTTATATACACTGTTCAGCTTCCAAAACACTCCTGTGCTGAGAGACTTCTGCCAGGTTCCCAGGCCGTGATGATGCTGTCAGGATGCAAAGAGCCAGTGAGAGGCTGGCATTCATTCAGGCTGTAACTCACAGGTGCATTTGAACAGGGTCACTGTGGGTCCAGAGAATCTTAGAGTTCAAGTCAATGGTTTTGAATTCAGATTCAGACTCTGCAACTGACTTGGGATTGTAAGCAAAGCTCTCAAGGTTTTTGAGCCTCATTTATTTAGCTATAAAATAGGCAGCCAATCACCCCTGGATGATTATTATGCCCAAATGAGGCAATGTAAGCATGTCTTATGCAACTTCTGGTACAAAGTTCATACTTAATAAATGTCAGTGGAAACAG
It encodes the following:
- the LOC131519544 gene encoding keratin, type II cytoskeletal 73 isoform X2 gives rise to the protein MNRQFTYKSGTAAKGGFSGCSAVLSGGSSSSYRAGGKGLSGGFGSRSLYSLGGARSISLNMASGSGRAGGYGFGRNWASGFAGSMFGSVALGPVCPTVCPPGGIHQVTVNKNLLAPLNVELDPEIQKVRSQEREQIKALNNKFASFIDKVRFLEQQNQVLETKWELLQQLDLNNCKNNLEPILEGYISNLRKQLETLSGDRVRLDSELRNVRDVVEDYKKRYEEEINKRTTAENEFVVLKKDVDAAYMSKVELQAKVDALDGEIKFFKCLYEGEIAQIQSHISDTSIILSMDNNRNLDLDSIITEVRAQYEEIALKSKAEAEALYQTKFQELQLVAGRHGDDLKHTKNEISELTRLIQRLRSEIESVKKQCSNLEMAIADAEQRGDCALKDARAKLDELEAALHQAKEELARMLREYQELMSTKLALDVEIATYRKLLEGEECRMSGEHTNSVSIFISSTVAGTTGTGAGFGFSGSGTFGYRPSSVSGGYGMLSGGCVTGSGNCGPRGEAKTRLGSASEFKDAQGKTSALSSPTKKTTR
- the LOC131519544 gene encoding keratin, type II cytoskeletal 73 isoform X1, with the translated sequence MNRQFTYKSGTAAKGGFSGCSAVLSGGSSSSYRAGGKGLSGGFGSRSLYSLGGARSISLNMASGSGRAGGYGFGRNWASGFAGSMFGSVALGPVCPTVCPPGGIHQVTVNKNLLAPLNVELDPEIQKVRSQEREQIKALNNKFASFIDKVRFLEQQNQVLETKWELLQQLDLNNCKNNLEPILEGYISNLRKQLETLSGDRVRLDSELRNVRDVVEDYKKRYEEEINKRTTAENEFVVLKKDVDAAYMSKVELQAKVDALDGEIKFFKCLYEGEIAQIQSHISDTSIILSMDNNRNLDLDSIITEVRAQYEEIALKSKAEAEALYQTKFQELQLVAGRHGDDLKHTKNEISELTRLIQRLRSEIESVKKQCSNLEMAIADAEQRGDCALKDARAKLDELEAALHQAKEELARMLREYQELMSTKLALDVEIATYRKLLEGEECRMSGEHTNSVSISVISSTVAGTTGTGAGFGFSGSGTFGYRPSSVSGGYGMLSGGCVTGSGNCGPRGEAKTRLGSASEFKDAQGKTSALSSPTKKTTR